The genomic stretch CACGCGGGGACCAGCAGGCCGAAGACCACGACGAAAACAACAGGCACACTGGACACCGCGGGCATGATCCGGAATCGTCCGCGCGTCGCTCGCCGGTCCGCGCGGCGGGTCACCAGCAGTCCCACTGCCGGCGCGAGGACGGCGGTGAGCAGGGCCAGCAGACCGCATGCCCAACCAGCCCCTTGTCGTAGCTCCGGCAGGCCCATCGCATGCACGATCGCCGGTGTGCACAGGAGCAGAGGCGCAGAGGCCCACCACCATGAGAGCGCGGTGACAAGCCGATCCGCTCGTGCAGCTGTCTGTTCCGGAGGGTTGTCCGCGCCCGTAGAGGAACGGTACGGCCAACCTCAACAGGCTTGCACTCATTCCGTGATGGGGCTCGAGGAGAGATGGCGGGCAAACGCTGTGGTGGAAGTGGTTGCGCCGGTAGCGCCTGCCTGGCATGCCGGCCGGCTCCGCCTCCGCAGCGCACCACGCCCAGGTGATGTGGCGGACTACGAGAAACGGGTCTGCGTCCTGTGCTGAGACCCGAGAGGAGAAATGCGGGAGGCGAGTGCGTCGAGGACCGCGCCTGTGCATCCATCGCGGTGGGCAAGCACGATGAGGACGCTCACCGGTCATCTCCCGGGCAGCCGTCGGTTCGTGCCTGGCTCGCGCGATGATGACGAGCCAGGCACGCAGCGCCCGCCGAGCGGTCAGGCGATGTGGTTGTAGGAGCCGGTGCTGCCGAAGAAGACGGAGCTGCTTTCGCGCTTGCGGAACGGGGCGGCCGCGCTGCCGGTGCCCTGGTAGTAGTAGGCGGTTCCGTCTGTCGAGGTGGCGAAGAGGTCGGGGCGGCCGTCGCGGTTGCCGTCGCCGATGCCGGTCAGGTGGGTGTAGCCCTGCCAGCCGGCGCCGATCTTCACGCGAGTGGTGAACGTGCCGTCGCCTCGGCCCTGGTACAGCCACAGCACACCGGCCGTGTCGCGGGCCACCAGGTCGCCTGCCGCACCGCCGGCGATATTGCCCGTCGCCTGGATGCTGTTGAAGGTCTGCCAGCCGCTGAGGCCGATCTTCTTGCGGTCGGCGAAGGGCGCGGCGGTGTTGCCGGTTGCCCGGTGGAGCCACAGGGCTCCGGCGGTGTCGGTGGCCACGAGGTCGGGGCGGCCGTCGCCGGTGAGGTCGCTGCCTGCGGCGATGTGGCGGTAGCCCTGCCAGCCGCCGCCGATCTTCACGCGAGTGGTGAACGTGCCGTCGCCTCGGCCCTGGTACAGCCACAGCACACCGGCCGTGTCGCGGGCCACCAGGTCGCCTGCCGCACCGCCGGCGATATTGCCGGTGGCCTCGATGCTGTTGTAGATCTGCCAGCCGCCGCCGACGAGGCGGGTGCGGGTGGCGTTGAGGCGCCGCAGGTGGTCGGGGCTGGAGGCGGTGTCCTCGAGCCACAGCCGTCCGGCCTTGTCGCGGGCGAGCACGTCCGGGGAGCCGTTGTCGGTGAAGTCGTGGGGTGCCGGCTTTCGGTGGACGGTGAAGGTGCCGGTGACGGTCGCGGTGGGGCCGATCCCGTTGGTGGGCTTGGCCTCCACGGTCCAGGTGTAGGCGCCGTTGGGGGCGTTGACAGCTTTGCCGTTGTCGCTGAGCGTTCCGTCCCAGGTGTAGTCGATGCGCTCGGGGTGGGGGTTTTGGCCGTTGCCGGGAGAGAAGTGGCCGACGTCCGCGAGTCCGGTGCGGGTGTGGCGGATCGTGGCCGTGAAGGTGACGTTGAGCCGGGACAGGCGCCAGGACAGGGGCACTGCGCCGCGGTTCTCGTCGAGGTCGATCGTCGAGGGGACGGTGTGGCCGAGGACGGTGACCGCGGTCGGCACCCCGGTGCTCGCGACCTGGGTCACGGCCGGGGCGGCGTCCGTGCCCGGCGCGATGCGGTACAGGCCCTGACCGCCGGCCAGCGTGCCGCCCATGGCCAGCAGGCTGCCGTCCGGGGAGGGCACGATCGTGGACACCTGTTCCAGCAGCTTGCGCGGCACACCGCCGCCCACCGGCACGGCCGTGAGCGCCAGGCGTTCCTGCGGGTCGCCGTAGTGCAGCTCGCTGGCGCTCGCATAGGTGAGCCAGTTACCGGTCAGGTTCAGCACAGGCTGCCACAGGCCCGTGATCGTCTCCCGGCGAGGCGGGGTGCTGCTGCCCCGCTCGGCGACGTTGAGGACCATCGTGGAGCCGAAGGGTTGTGTTGCCTCGAACCACGCCACGTGGGTGCCGGACAGCGCCGCGTCCGGGCTCGGGGCGTGCGGGCCGGCGTCGAAGGTCCGCGTGACGGTGGCCGACGCGAGGTCGACGAGCGCCAGGTGCCAGCGCGTCTCCTCGAGCTCGCCGGTGCGATAGCTCAGCAGCACCGCGCCCGCGTCCGCTCCCTTGACCTGGATGTCCAGTGCGCCGCCGGGCAGCCCGGCCACAGGCCGGTCGGTGAGCGAGGTTCCGTCGTGGCGCACCAGGTGGGCGGTCTGTGCACCGGTGGCGGTGGTGGCGGACGCGATGATCGTGTCCCCCACGGCGCCGATGTAGCCGTGGGTGCGGCTCAGGGTGCGCAGGTCGATCGCCGACGCCGTGCCTGCGGCCATGTCGTACGCGGTGGCCGTGACATAGCCGGGGCCGTCTCCCTGGTTGAACGCGGGCGTGAACACCGTGTCGGACAGGGCGCCGTACCGCTCAGTCGTCTTCGGCTGCCCGCGCTCGGTCGCGAGGACTGTGCTGGAGCCGTCGGCGTAGCGGGTCCAGCGCACGTCCCCGTCCGTGTCCGAGGCGAGGAACCCCGTGGCGCCGGAACCGATGATTTCCGAGCCCGCCTCGATCTGCAGCCGCGCCGCGGTTGTGGTGTCCGCATCCTGAGCGGCTGCGTCGGAAGCCGTAGCCTCGGTGAACGGCAACGCCGCCGCCGGCATCGCGGAGGTCGCCGCGCAGACGGCGACCCCGATCGCGACCGCCGCGGTCATCCGCTGACGAGTCATGCGCGCATGCTTCACGTAAGAATGTCCCTCCCCTGGTACCCCGCTGGCCCACCGGCCCGCGGACGTCGACGCGCACCACGGCCTCCCCAGCCCTCGCATGCGTCGGATGATCGCGGATCGTAGCAATCGCAGGACTGTTGAGACGTGGTGGCCTGCGGACCGCCACAGCGCAACGGGTCACCGATCCGATGCCCTCGTCTCCTCTCCGACGCGCTCCCGGGCAGTCCCTCAGACGAGGCCCGTCCGTCATGCCTGGCGGATTGGGCCGACCCTGCCCGGTAACTCTTCGAAGTGATGGAGTTGTCGATGCTTTCAGGTACTTCCCCCTCTCTAACGCGGGTCTTTACGCGGGCGGAGTCCCGCTCCCCCGCGCACATCGCTGGGGCAGTTCGATGTCGTGCGGACGCGGGGATGCACTCCTCGAAGCCGATGCTGTTGTTGGCACCAGCGGTACCGCAGTGGGGCTTGCCGGTCAGTAGATGCGGCCCGCGTCGCGTTCCAGTCCGCTGTGGGCGGAGGTTCCTGCCGGCGAGGGCGACGCCGAAGCGTACGAGCCGTCAGGCCGAGGATCCGCTGTCGATGACCAGGTCGGCTCCGACCACAGCGCCGGCCGCAGGGGAGGCGAGATAGAGCACCGCGGCCGCCACTTCGCTGGCTTCCGCGACCCGGCCGAGCGGGTTCTGGGTCTTCACTCGCTCGGCACGGTCGGCCTCGGTCTCGCCGGGCAGCAGCGACATGGGAGCGGCGGAGGCGCCGGGGCTGACGGCGTTGATGCGGATGCCCTGGTGGATGTGGTCGAGCGCGGCAGCGCGGGTCAGCGCGGAGACCGCTGCCTTCGAGGTGATGTACGCGGCGAGGTTCGGGATGCGGAGGTGGGCGCCCAGGTTGGAGGAGATGTTGACGATGGAGCCGCCACCGTTTGCCTTCATGTGCGCGATCTCGTGCTTCATGGCCAACCAGACGCCGGTGACGTTCGTGCGCAGCACCGCGTCCCAGTCGTCCTCGCTCAGGTCGCCGACGGGTACGGTGCCGCGGAGTATTCCGGCGTTGTTGACTGCGATGTCCAGTCCACCGAAGCGGGTGACGCTCTGGCGTACGAGGTTCTGGAGCTGGCCGGATTCGGTGACATCGGCGGTGACGGCGGTGGCCGTGCCGCCGGCGGCCTCGATGAGACCGACCGTCTCGTTCAGGGATGGCGCGGTGCGTCCCGCGGCGACGACGGATGCGCCCTCGGTGGCGAAGGCGAGTGCGATGGCGCGGCCGAGGCCGGAGCCTGCGCCGGTGACGAGGACGGTCTTCCCGGTGAAGCGGTTCATTGCGGTGTGCTCCCTTGAGTGATGGATGACCTGGTGCGGTGGTTCGGAAGGGCGACGGCGTCGAGAGCGGTTCCTGTTGCGGCCAGGGAGGAGGCGTCGCAGCCGAGTGTGAGCGGGATCGCGAGCCGGAGGCTCGGGCCGCATTCCATCGCGGTGTTGACCACGTCTGCAGCGTGGCCTCCGGGCGGCGATCCTGACGGCCGCACCTCCCCCAGTATTGGACCGATCGGTTCATTATTCGGGCATGCGGAGAACAGCCCGGCGCACGCGGGGAACGCCTGTCAGTCCAGCAGGGCCAGGGCCTGCTCCGCCGCGTCCCGCACCCGGGCGGGATCGTCGGACGCCTTGCCGACGATCCGCACCCCCTGCAGGAGCACGAGCAGCATGCGGGCCAGCGCGCGCGGGTCACGGCCTTCGGCCAACTCGCCCTGGGCCTGAGCCCGCACGAGCGCGGAGTGCAGCAGGGTCTCGATGTGCTCCCAGCTGCTCTCGACCCGGCGGGCAGCCGCGGGGTCGTGCGGCGCCAGTTCTGCCGCGGTGTTGGTGACGAAACAGCCGCTCAGCCGACCTTCGGGCGAGACGGCCTCCGCGGCGAAGCGGCGCACGACCGCCCGTACCGCAGGCAGTGCGGGACCCGGCTGGGACAACTCGGCCAGGAGAACCGGGTCACGCGTCCCGGTGTACCGGTCCATGGCTTTCAGATACAGCTGATGCTTGTTGCCGAAGGTCGCGTAGATGCTGGCGCGACCGATGCCGAGGTGCGCGACCAGATCCGTCATCGACGTCGCTTCGTAGCCGCGCCGCCAGAACAGCTCAAGGGCCGACTGCAGCACGGCGTCCGGATCGAATTCCTTGGTCCTGGCCACGCGGAAGACCATAGGCGAATCGAGAACGATCGGTCAAATAAGGTGTGCCGCGGCAGGCTTGGGCGCTTCGCGCGACCCGCTCCCCCGCACTTCCCGGGCGGGAGCGGCCGGTCTGTGCCACCGCTGTCGGGCATGACCCGGTGGGGCGTGGGACCAGATGTCCCAGAGCTGGCGTGCGGAGGCGGTCCGGCTCACGAACCCCTCGAAGTTCCTGCCTTACTGAAGTACAGCCAGAGCAGCCTGAGCAGCGACGCTGGTGTCCCGCGTGAGTACGGATTCCAAGTGGTCGCGGTACCTGCCGCCGGTCTGCCGTGTCTTCCACGATGGCCGGTCAGGGGCCCGCCCCGGTCAGGCCGGCCGGCTCAGCGACGGCAAGCGGCCCAAGGAGGAGGGGCTGGGGCGCTTGGACCGGGTCGTCGAGGAGGTGGTGGAGCCGGGCGGTCAGCGGGCGCCCGGCAGGCCCGAGCGCCCCCGCCACGTCGTGAACAGCCCCACACCGACACCCGTAACGGCGGCGAACGCCTCCGGGCCGGTGGCGGCGTACACGAACGCAGCGAGGCCGATCAGGCACAGCAGGGCGATCAGTTCGAGAAGGCTGCTTGCGGGGGTCTTCTTGTCGCTCTGGAACTTCGTCATGCTCTCATTGCAGTCGCCGGCCCCCTCAGGGTGTGTTCGGCGCGAACGAACCCGCAGATCACCGGATGTACGGAGCCCTGCGGTGGAGTTCGGACAAGTTCGGCGCCATTCGGCCTGCGGCCCGTAGCCTGGGAGGGTGACGACGGGGGACGACGAACTCGCCGGTGGGCTGGCCGCGCTGGCCCGTGATCTGGCCATCCTGCGCATCGAGAACGGCAATCCGTCCCTGCGCACGATAGAACGCGAGGCGCCTGCGAACCGCCCCCTCTCCCCCTCTGCGGTGAGCGAGGTGCTCAACGGCAAGAGGCTGCCTCGTATCGACTTCCTCATGGCCTTGGTGCACACCTTGATCACTCACGGGAGCGGGGGACGCCCGCCGCAGCGGCGGGACCCCCGGCTGGACGCCTGGCGGGTCCGCTGGCGCGAACTGCAGTTGCTGCAGGCCACGCACCGCCTGTCGCTGCCTCCTGCTGCCCCGACCGGGCCGGCGGGCGCCCTTGCGGAGCCTGCGGCCGAAGACGGTACGGCGGACACCTCGCCACCGGCGGACGACGCCTCCGCGGAGAAGACGCCCCGGCCCGCCGTGCCCGTGAGCGGCACGGATCATCCCGTCGCGCTGCGGCACGACGAAGTGCGGGTGTTCGTAGCGATGCCGGGCTCCACCATGGGCGACACCGCCGGCTGGTCGAGCATTCCGGAGATCCGACGGCGCCTCCTCGAGCCCGTCGCCACACGCATCGGCGAGATCCTGGGCCGGCCGGCGACGCTCGTCGTGGAGAAGGAGAAGACGGCCACGGGGGCGGTCCATCGTTCCATGTTCGCCGAGGCCTTGGACGCCGACGTGTACATCGCCGATCTGACCGGTGGCAATGCCAACGTCTACCTCGAGCTGGGGGTCCGCTGGGCACTGCGCGACGGCGTCACCGTGCCGATCAGCCAGGACGTCGGCGACGTGCGCTTCAACGCCTCGTCCAGCCGGGTGATCCCGTACGGGCCCATGCCCGACCAACTCGCCGACGCCATCCGCCGGATCGCGGATGCGGCCGCGAGCGGTCTTCGCGACCCGAGGCGCGTGGACAGCCCGGTCCGCGACGGTGCCGATCTCGTCGTCGTCGAGCGGGCCGAACTCGAAGGGCTGCGTCACGAGATCCGAGGGCTGCGCGAGGCGCAGGCCGAGGATCTCGTCGAGGCGGCCCTGCGGAGCTCGTCGAAGGCACGGCGGATCGAACTCCTCCGGCTGGCCGTCGCACGCAATCCCGCGAGTTGGCGTGGCTACTTCGAGCTCGGCGTCGCGC from Streptomyces zhihengii encodes the following:
- a CDS encoding FG-GAP-like repeat-containing protein — protein: MTRQRMTAAVAIGVAVCAATSAMPAAALPFTEATASDAAAQDADTTTAARLQIEAGSEIIGSGATGFLASDTDGDVRWTRYADGSSTVLATERGQPKTTERYGALSDTVFTPAFNQGDGPGYVTATAYDMAAGTASAIDLRTLSRTHGYIGAVGDTIIASATTATGAQTAHLVRHDGTSLTDRPVAGLPGGALDIQVKGADAGAVLLSYRTGELEETRWHLALVDLASATVTRTFDAGPHAPSPDAALSGTHVAWFEATQPFGSTMVLNVAERGSSTPPRRETITGLWQPVLNLTGNWLTYASASELHYGDPQERLALTAVPVGGGVPRKLLEQVSTIVPSPDGSLLAMGGTLAGGQGLYRIAPGTDAAPAVTQVASTGVPTAVTVLGHTVPSTIDLDENRGAVPLSWRLSRLNVTFTATIRHTRTGLADVGHFSPGNGQNPHPERIDYTWDGTLSDNGKAVNAPNGAYTWTVEAKPTNGIGPTATVTGTFTVHRKPAPHDFTDNGSPDVLARDKAGRLWLEDTASSPDHLRRLNATRTRLVGGGWQIYNSIEATGNIAGGAAGDLVARDTAGVLWLYQGRGDGTFTTRVKIGGGWQGYRHIAAGSDLTGDGRPDLVATDTAGALWLHRATGNTAAPFADRKKIGLSGWQTFNSIQATGNIAGGAAGDLVARDTAGVLWLYQGRGDGTFTTRVKIGAGWQGYTHLTGIGDGNRDGRPDLFATSTDGTAYYYQGTGSAAAPFRKRESSSVFFGSTGSYNHIA
- a CDS encoding SDR family NAD(P)-dependent oxidoreductase, encoding MNRFTGKTVLVTGAGSGLGRAIALAFATEGASVVAAGRTAPSLNETVGLIEAAGGTATAVTADVTESGQLQNLVRQSVTRFGGLDIAVNNAGILRGTVPVGDLSEDDWDAVLRTNVTGVWLAMKHEIAHMKANGGGSIVNISSNLGAHLRIPNLAAYITSKAAVSALTRAAALDHIHQGIRINAVSPGASAAPMSLLPGETEADRAERVKTQNPLGRVAEASEVAAAVLYLASPAAGAVVGADLVIDSGSSA
- a CDS encoding TetR/AcrR family transcriptional regulator, producing the protein MARTKEFDPDAVLQSALELFWRRGYEATSMTDLVAHLGIGRASIYATFGNKHQLYLKAMDRYTGTRDPVLLAELSQPGPALPAVRAVVRRFAAEAVSPEGRLSGCFVTNTAAELAPHDPAAARRVESSWEHIETLLHSALVRAQAQGELAEGRDPRALARMLLVLLQGVRIVGKASDDPARVRDAAEQALALLD
- a CDS encoding tetratricopeptide repeat protein is translated as MTTGDDELAGGLAALARDLAILRIENGNPSLRTIEREAPANRPLSPSAVSEVLNGKRLPRIDFLMALVHTLITHGSGGRPPQRRDPRLDAWRVRWRELQLLQATHRLSLPPAAPTGPAGALAEPAAEDGTADTSPPADDASAEKTPRPAVPVSGTDHPVALRHDEVRVFVAMPGSTMGDTAGWSSIPEIRRRLLEPVATRIGEILGRPATLVVEKEKTATGAVHRSMFAEALDADVYIADLTGGNANVYLELGVRWALRDGVTVPISQDVGDVRFNASSSRVIPYGPMPDQLADAIRRIADAAASGLRDPRRVDSPVRDGADLVVVERAELEGLRHEIRGLREAQAEDLVEAALRSSSKARRIELLRLAVARNPASWRGYFELGVALRTDGWYDEAEDRLRTAVTLKEDFAPAWREIGLTLSKGGAPGDDGPRYEAATQAFDRALALDGDDPETWANLGGLHRRRARTSDVFDETALEKALVCYRKASRLSGNSTYPLMNTARVQLLLSAVRHEDLTPVVERLRQLHHLALFAVHDSEGRDPWALFDLADTLLLTGRGDEGLTELDKAIARLGPTERDVAIASVAEPFRDLLRVADRLPAGTADAVRSALAVCAAAATPSAGP